The Maniola hyperantus chromosome 12, iAphHyp1.2, whole genome shotgun sequence genome has a segment encoding these proteins:
- the pHCl-1 gene encoding glutamate-gated chloride channel isoform X32, producing MGWSCVVARAVAVLLMLSRASALTSDIFAAGKSDKEILDNLLKNSRYDKRLLPPVDGVLTVNVSVLLLSLASPDESSLKYEVEFLLQQQWYDPRLRYSNQSHYDFLNAIHHHEDIWLPDTYFIMHGDFKDPIIPMHFALRIYRNGTINYLMRRHLILSCQGSLNIFPFDDPLCSFALESISYEQSAITYVWKNDEDTLRKSPSLTTLNAYLIKNQTIPCPNKASWRGNYSCLKVDLIFTRDRSFYFTTVFIPGIILVTSSFITFWLEWNAVPARVMIGVTTMLNFFTTSNGFRSTLPVVSNLTAMNVWDGVCMCFIYASLLEFVCVNYVGRKRPLHNVVYRPGENPVTQRLPAVLSRIGIILASPLGDKKRESTTAADLVTCTACTGAPGSCTHTANNGGVSEPCFVQVRKKEPPHPIRVAKTIDVIARFTFPTAYAVFLIFFFIHYKAFS from the exons TTTTGCAGCGGGCAAGTCGGACAAAGAAATTCTGGACAATCTTCTGAAAAACTCCCGCTATGACAAAAGACTGCTACCACCAGTAGATG GTGTCCTCACCGTAAATGTTAGCGTGCTACTTCTTAGTTTAGCATCTCCAGATGAATCTAGTCTT AAATACGAGGTTGAATTTCTTCTCCAACAGCAGTGGTATGATCCTCGACTACGGTATTCAAATCAGTCGCATTACGACTTCCTTAACGCCATCCATCATCACGAGGATATTTGGCTGCCTGACACCTACTTTATCATGCACGGAGATTTTAAA GATCCAATAATACCGATGCACTTTGCGTTGCGCATATATCGCAACGGCACCATCAACTACTTGATGCGGCGTCACCTCATTTTGTCCTGTCAGGGAAGCCTCAACATATTTCCATTTGATGACCCATTGTGTTCATTTGCGTTAGAAAGTA TATCATATGAACAATCAGCTATAACATATGTTTGGAAAAACGACGAAGACACGCTAAGGAAGTCGCCGTCGTTAACGACGCTAAATGCCTACCTCATCAAGAACCAAACCATTCCATGTCCCAATAAAGCGAGCTGGAGAG GTAATTACAGCTGCCTCAAAGTGGATCTAATCTTCACGAGAGATAGATCATTTTACTTCACTACTGTTTTCATTCCGGGCATCATTTTGGTGACGTCGTCTTTTATTACTTTTTGGTTGGAATGGAATGCTGTGCCTGCTAGAGTTATGATAG GTGTAACGACCATGTTGAATTTCTTTACAACGTCCAATGGTTTCCGTTCAACGCTACCGGTGGTATCAAATTTGACTGCAATGAACGTATGGGACGGAGTATGCATGTGTTTCATCTACGCGTCCCTTCTAGAATTTGTCTGCGTCAATTACGTGGGTCGTAAGAGACCACTGCATAATGTGGTGTATAGGCCCGGCGAAAACCCAGTAACACAG CGACTGCCCGCAGTTCTGAGCAGAATTGGCATTATACTGGCCAGCCCTTTG GGCGATAAAAAGAGGGAGTCAACAACTGCAGCAGATCTGGTGACGTGTACAGCATGTACAGGTGCACCAGGATCTTGCACACACACGGCCAACAATGGCGGCGTTTCCGAG CCATGTTTCGTTCAGGTCCGTAAAAAGGAGCCTCCGCATCCAATTCGTGTGGCGAAGACGATCGACGTGATAGCTCGCTTTACCTTCCCCACTGCCTATGCCGTGTTTCTCATCTTCTTCTTTATTCACTACAAGGCCTTCTCTTAA
- the pHCl-1 gene encoding glutamate-gated chloride channel isoform X5 has product MGWSCVVARAVAVLLMLSRASALTSDIFAAGKSDKEILDNLLKNSRYDKRLLPPVDDPEFCCGLTSPNDTLNQNNIGLPSLRPRSHNRGVLTVNVSVLLLSLASPDESSLKYEVEFLLQQQWYDPRLRYSNQSHYDFLNAIHHHEDIWLPDTYFIMHGDFKDPIIPMHFALRIYRNGTINYLMRRHLILSCQGSLNIFPFDDPLCSFALESISYEQSAITYVWKNDEDTLRKSPSLTTLNAYLIKNQTIPCPNKASWRGNYSCLKVDLIFTRDRAFYFTTVFIPGIILVTSSFITFWLEWNAVPARSMIGNYSCLKVDLIFTRDRSFYFTTVFIPGIILVTSSFITFWLEWNAVPARVMIGVTTMLNFFTTSNGFRSTLPVVSNLTAMNVWDGVCMCFIYASLLEFVCVNYVGRKRPLHNVVYRPGENPVTQRLPAVLSRIGIILASPLEAMAFLHWAKSETPQPETSGAGDKKRESTTAADLVTCTACTGAPGSCTHTANNGGVSEPCFVQVRKKEPPHPIRVAKTIDVIARFTFPTAYAVFLIFFFIHYKAFS; this is encoded by the exons TTTTGCAGCGGGCAAGTCGGACAAAGAAATTCTGGACAATCTTCTGAAAAACTCCCGCTATGACAAAAGACTGCTACCACCAGTAGATG ATCCTGAATTTTGTTGTGGTCTCACTTCGCCGAACGACACTctcaatcaaaataatattgggCTACCCTCGCTTCGGCCTCGATCGCACAATCGTG GTGTCCTCACCGTAAATGTTAGCGTGCTACTTCTTAGTTTAGCATCTCCAGATGAATCTAGTCTT AAATACGAGGTTGAATTTCTTCTCCAACAGCAGTGGTATGATCCTCGACTACGGTATTCAAATCAGTCGCATTACGACTTCCTTAACGCCATCCATCATCACGAGGATATTTGGCTGCCTGACACCTACTTTATCATGCACGGAGATTTTAAA GATCCAATAATACCGATGCACTTTGCGTTGCGCATATATCGCAACGGCACCATCAACTACTTGATGCGGCGTCACCTCATTTTGTCCTGTCAGGGAAGCCTCAACATATTTCCATTTGATGACCCATTGTGTTCATTTGCGTTAGAAAGTA TATCATATGAACAATCAGCTATAACATATGTTTGGAAAAACGACGAAGACACGCTAAGGAAGTCGCCGTCGTTAACGACGCTAAATGCCTACCTCATCAAGAACCAAACCATTCCATGTCCCAATAAAGCGAGCTGGAGAG GTAACTACAGCTGTCTAAAGGTGGACCTTATTTTTACAAGAGACCGAGCATTCTACTTTACCACAGTATTTATCCCTGGCATAATCCTGGTGACCTCTTCCTTCATCACATTTTGGCTGGAATGGAACGCAGTTCCAGCTCGTTCCATGATAG GTAATTACAGCTGCCTCAAAGTGGATCTAATCTTCACGAGAGATAGATCATTTTACTTCACTACTGTTTTCATTCCGGGCATCATTTTGGTGACGTCGTCTTTTATTACTTTTTGGTTGGAATGGAATGCTGTGCCTGCTAGAGTTATGATAG GTGTAACGACCATGTTGAATTTCTTTACAACGTCCAATGGTTTCCGTTCAACGCTACCGGTGGTATCAAATTTGACTGCAATGAACGTATGGGACGGAGTATGCATGTGTTTCATCTACGCGTCCCTTCTAGAATTTGTCTGCGTCAATTACGTGGGTCGTAAGAGACCACTGCATAATGTGGTGTATAGGCCCGGCGAAAACCCAGTAACACAG CGACTGCCCGCAGTTCTGAGCAGAATTGGCATTATACTGGCCAGCCCTTTG GAGGCGATGGCTTTCCTCCATTGGGCAAAATCTGAAACGCCTCAGCCGGAGACTAGCGGTGCT GGCGATAAAAAGAGGGAGTCAACAACTGCAGCAGATCTGGTGACGTGTACAGCATGTACAGGTGCACCAGGATCTTGCACACACACGGCCAACAATGGCGGCGTTTCCGAG CCATGTTTCGTTCAGGTCCGTAAAAAGGAGCCTCCGCATCCAATTCGTGTGGCGAAGACGATCGACGTGATAGCTCGCTTTACCTTCCCCACTGCCTATGCCGTGTTTCTCATCTTCTTCTTTATTCACTACAAGGCCTTCTCTTAA
- the pHCl-1 gene encoding glutamate-gated chloride channel isoform X30, with translation MGWSCVVARAVAVLLMLSRASALTSDIFAAGKSDKEILDNLLKNSRYDKRLLPPVDDPEFCCGLTSPNDTLNQNNIGLPSLRPRSHNRGVLTVNVSVLLLSLASPDESSLKYEVEFLLQQQWYDPRLRYSNQSHYDFLNAIHHHEDIWLPDTYFIMHGDFKDPIIPMHFALRIYRNGTINYLMRRHLILSCQGSLNIFPFDDPLCSFALESISYEQSAITYVWKNDEDTLRKSPSLTTLNAYLIKNQTIPCPNKASWRGNYSCLKVDLIFTRDRAFYFTTVFIPGIILVTSSFITFWLEWNAVPARSMIGVTTMLNFFTTSNGFRSTLPVVSNLTAMNVWDGVCMCFIYASLLEFVCVNYVGRKRPLHNVVYRPGENPVTQGDKKRESTTAADLVTCTACTGAPGSCTHTANNGGVSEPCFVQVRKKEPPHPIRVAKTIDVIARFTFPTAYAVFLIFFFIHYKAFS, from the exons TTTTGCAGCGGGCAAGTCGGACAAAGAAATTCTGGACAATCTTCTGAAAAACTCCCGCTATGACAAAAGACTGCTACCACCAGTAGATG ATCCTGAATTTTGTTGTGGTCTCACTTCGCCGAACGACACTctcaatcaaaataatattgggCTACCCTCGCTTCGGCCTCGATCGCACAATCGTG GTGTCCTCACCGTAAATGTTAGCGTGCTACTTCTTAGTTTAGCATCTCCAGATGAATCTAGTCTT AAATACGAGGTTGAATTTCTTCTCCAACAGCAGTGGTATGATCCTCGACTACGGTATTCAAATCAGTCGCATTACGACTTCCTTAACGCCATCCATCATCACGAGGATATTTGGCTGCCTGACACCTACTTTATCATGCACGGAGATTTTAAA GATCCAATAATACCGATGCACTTTGCGTTGCGCATATATCGCAACGGCACCATCAACTACTTGATGCGGCGTCACCTCATTTTGTCCTGTCAGGGAAGCCTCAACATATTTCCATTTGATGACCCATTGTGTTCATTTGCGTTAGAAAGTA TATCATATGAACAATCAGCTATAACATATGTTTGGAAAAACGACGAAGACACGCTAAGGAAGTCGCCGTCGTTAACGACGCTAAATGCCTACCTCATCAAGAACCAAACCATTCCATGTCCCAATAAAGCGAGCTGGAGAG GTAACTACAGCTGTCTAAAGGTGGACCTTATTTTTACAAGAGACCGAGCATTCTACTTTACCACAGTATTTATCCCTGGCATAATCCTGGTGACCTCTTCCTTCATCACATTTTGGCTGGAATGGAACGCAGTTCCAGCTCGTTCCATGATAG GTGTAACGACCATGTTGAATTTCTTTACAACGTCCAATGGTTTCCGTTCAACGCTACCGGTGGTATCAAATTTGACTGCAATGAACGTATGGGACGGAGTATGCATGTGTTTCATCTACGCGTCCCTTCTAGAATTTGTCTGCGTCAATTACGTGGGTCGTAAGAGACCACTGCATAATGTGGTGTATAGGCCCGGCGAAAACCCAGTAACACAG GGCGATAAAAAGAGGGAGTCAACAACTGCAGCAGATCTGGTGACGTGTACAGCATGTACAGGTGCACCAGGATCTTGCACACACACGGCCAACAATGGCGGCGTTTCCGAG CCATGTTTCGTTCAGGTCCGTAAAAAGGAGCCTCCGCATCCAATTCGTGTGGCGAAGACGATCGACGTGATAGCTCGCTTTACCTTCCCCACTGCCTATGCCGTGTTTCTCATCTTCTTCTTTATTCACTACAAGGCCTTCTCTTAA